TCATCAACAGGGTAGAAGTGTGTAACCAGGAGCCCTGCAGCTAGGAAGCCAAGGATTATCAGGATGGCGTAGTAGCCCTTGGGGTTGTCAACCCGGATATTCCTCTGGTATGGCTTTATATTCTCCAGGTGACACTCAACTATCAGCCGCTCCCTGGTGGATCCCAGGGGGTGGCATGTTATGAGGAAAAGTTTAGCGCCCTGATTCACTGGCATCTGGTAGGATGCAGGTACGATGAATGAACTGTTGACGCGGTATTCAGCGAATCCTATGGACGGCCAGTTCAGGTATACCCTGTCCCCTGCCCTGAGTTTATCCAGGTGGAGGAATGGTGATCCATAGAGGGTCCTGTGCCCGAAGAGTATAACGGTCCGGTTTCCGGGAGGGTAGGACATGGGTTCATGGTACACCCCATAGAAGACTGACCTGTTGTTGATGGTCTCTGTGAGGTTTATGGATGGTATTTCAATAATAGGAACACTGACGTCAGGGCTGTGAACGGTTACCTGGGATGAATAAAAACTCACCTCAATGAGGGCGTAGAGGGATACTATGAACATGCCGGTGATTATCAGAAGGGTTGATGCTCTCATTTTCTGAAAAATGAAAAGTTTTGTGGTTGGATCAGCGTATGATCCTTGTGTATGCAACTGCGGCGGCTGTTACCAGCACACCAATCACAAGGGGCCCGTAGGGAGCACCTGTTTTAGCTCCTGAAGTGGACGGTGTTGATGGGCCTGTGGATCCAGAGAGGGTACCTGGAGGATAGTATCCGCTGCCAGTTGAGCCATTACCACTGACCTTGGCTGGCCATTCATAGGTGTAGACAAACCTCTGTGATGTCTCTGGTTCCATGGTGACATCCCAGGCAGCCACCTGTGTACCCACAAAGAGGTCGTCATCCACGAAGGCCTTCGGGCTGCTGTATATGAGCTTGGAGTTGGCAGGGGCGATTGGGGCCCTAACTATTCCGGAGACTGTTTCCTCATCAAGATTTACCAGTGTGAATCCGAAGGTGCCCTTCCAGTATTTGAGGTCAAGTGATGGGTTCAGCACCTCTATCTCATTTGGCATGAACCAGGAGGCCATGAGACCTGGTTCGTTTATGAGGGGCCAGTAGTTACTGTCATCAGATTCAACGTTTATGATGTAGCTGGGTATCTCCCCCATGTCACCTGTGGCCTGAAGACCGAAGGAGACGGTCTTTGTTTCCCCGGGTTTTATCTTCCATCCGTAGTCCCCTCCAAGCTGGGGGGTCCTTGATTTAACCATCTTGACCGCTGCAGGGTCTGTCCACTGGATGAGCCATCTTATGGTGCTGTTCTCAGAGAGACTTCCCTGGTATACCTGCCCTATCTTGAAGTACTGGACGTTGTTGTCGTTATTCTTTATCCTGACGGTGATAACTGCGGTGAGGTCCTTCAGCCTGAAACTTGTCGCCTCTGGCTTCTCCTTGACCCAGGTCTGCTTTGCAGCTGAGCCGGTATCTGAGACTCCCATGACAGAAATAATAAATATTGTCAGTATAGCCATGCACAACCATTTTTTCATAAACGTCCCCACACAGAATATTAAATAAAAGTTTAATAAATTTTTTGATTAACCGTATATACGTTGCAGCTCCTGTATCATCCACTGTGGTGCATTCTGTGTTGGCACTGTAAGGATTATGCTGTTCATGTTCTGTATCAGGAACAGGACATCCTCCCTTGGAACCTCCAGTATGATGAGGTAGTTGGTGTCCAGTTCACCGAGGTTTGATGATCTCTCATAATCTGATAGCCTTATACCATAGTTCTGGAGTATGGCGTTGATCTCTGCCTCATTGAGACCGCCGGATGCAGCTGCCCTTAAGAGCTGTTCAACATCCGTTGATGAGGCCCTCTCGTTTTCACTCTGTGACGTTATACTGTTCAGGGTCAGTCTCTGGGTGTTCAGTATTCGTGCATCAACGGCTCCGCTGTCCTTTGAGCGGAGAATTGCAAGCACAGTGGCACCACTTATACGGGGTGTTGATGCCGCCGGCGATGAGTTGTTCCCGGTCGCATTCTGGTTTAGGTAGACGTCCACCATGTCCCCAACACTTATAAGTCCACCGGCAGCCTGCAGCCTGGTTATCATGATGGGGACTGCAACCGTGTCAGGTGTCTGGATCTGTGTGTTGGCAAGGACTGTTGCATCTGCCTGGCTCACAAATTTCTTGGCATCGTCCACCTTCATTATAACACGCTTTTCCTGATCGTTATCGGTGTAGTTCACCATTACCCTGCCCACGCGGTCCTTCTTGATGTTTATCTGCTGGTTCTGATAGGTGCGCCAGGACTGGGTGGCTGGCCCCACAACATCAACTGCAAGGGCCTCCTCAGGCGTCACCGCGGCGTCTATCTGGGCAAGTATGGCCTGTTTCTGCGGATCAGTTGCAAGGGGCCCCTTGAAGAGGGCGTCAACCTCAGCGATCTTTGTTGCCTTGGCATTCTGCAGGGTCTCCTGGTATGGCTGGTAGACCAGGAAGTAGTACCCTGCCCCTGCAAGCACAAGGATTATGAGCCCGAATACAAGGGCGCCGATTATGGTTCTCTGATCCTCCTCGGGTATTCTCCTACCTATACCCCCTGAAGGACCATCTGGCTTCCTGGGGGGTGGTGTGAGTCTTGGCCTTGGTTTCTCACTACCTAGCCGCGGCTTTTCACCACCCTTAAGGGGCTTCCTGGGGGCCTTCTGATCTTCTGGCTTCTCAGGAGGCTTCAGTCTGGGGCGGGGTTTGGGCATGGGGCGGAGTTTTTTCTTATCAGACCCACCACCGCTGAATTTACCCACAAGTCCCTTCAGTTTACCCCCAATGTCAGAATCACCTTTACCTTTATCATTTTTACGGAGATCAGGAGGATTATTCTTCTCCCTATCATTACCCTTAATCTTGTCCAGCATCTAGATCACGTCTCTTTTAGATATTATAGGTACTGCAATATAGGTCAAAGTAGCGATGAAAAGTATAATTGCCACGGGACCTGCGACAACCCTGGCGACTCCTAGGATTTCTCCGGTTGCAACCGAGATTATGGCTGCGATTATCAGTATGAGGGCGACAATGGCCCCCCTATCACTCACCTTAGGGTATTCTATGCTGCTTATCATTAGAACCGAAACTAAAACCATTATGGATGCAGCGCTCAGTTCACTGTAAAATCCCGTGAGATAAAATGATGATACTATAACGGCCGCTACAGGTATTGGCAGACCCGTGAAGTTCTTCCCACCCCCTATGAGAACATTGAACCTTGAAAGTCTCAGTATACCACATAATACTATTAAGAGACCCACTAATATATTAATATATCGAAAATCAGCAGCAGCTGAATACATGAGAATTGAGGGGGCGACACCAAAGGAGATTACATCCGAAAGGGAATCCATGTTTTTACCGAATCCGTGGATGTCCCTTCTTCCTCTTTTCCGCGCAACCCATCCATCAAGGGAATCAAATAATACTGCCATGAGCATCATTATGCATGCAGGTTTGAGGGCGCCGTTAATGGATAGCAGAATGGAAAGATAACCTGAGGATGCATTTAACATTGATAAAAGATCGGGAAGGGCTATAAATGAGGTTATTTTCTTATCGTTCATGAGCTGCCACCTTCTTATATTCACAGTCCATATACCTTCTCACTCTGGATTGAACCTTGCAACAGCAGTCTCCCCAGCCATGGGCCTTGAACCCGTCCTCACAAGCACCTCACAGTTCTCAGGGAGTACGAGGTCCACGCGGGAGCCGAATCTTATCATACCTATACGGTCGCCCCTCTCCACATATTCACCCTCTTCAACGTACTGCACGATTCTCCTTGCAACGAAGCCCGCTATCTGGACAACACCAACGTTTCCATAATCTGTTTTTATCACAATTAAGTTTTTTTCGTTTTCAGTCAGTATCTTCGAACGGGCCACTCTGAACCTTCCATCAACATGCTCGGTGTATACAACCCTACCAGAGACAGGGGCCCTGTTAACATGGACATCGAAGGGTGACATGAAGGTACTTATGAGGATACCACCACCCCCATCAGGGAATATCCTGTCAATGAGGGGGTAGTCTGATCCAACCACTTCTATCCTGTCTATCTTACCTGAAAGGCGCCTCCCATCGGCTGGGGCAACAATGAGGTTCTCATCAGAGGGGGGTGTCCTCTCGGGGTCCCTGAAGAACTGCATCATGAAGGCTATAAACGTGAACATGAGTATGCTTATGGCGTGGTAACCAAGTAGCAGGGGAATGGTCGCCACACTCACAAGGAAGCTGACCCTCTTTGTAACACCCTTTACAAACAAATAACTCACCTGAACATCTGGATAGGATTCACATGGTTTTCTCCATGGGCCATGTGAGAATCTCAGAATGTGAATATTCTGGTGAAAGATATATATACTCATGTACTGAAGAGTAAATGTAATCCAAGTTAAAGATTAACTTCCCTCTGAGAGGGTGAACTTCATTCATGAGTTCCTTCTGGTAGATGTGATGGTGATGATAGAGAGTAAGATAAAGGTTCTCAGAAAGGCGGCACAGGTCTCAACGGCCCAGAGTTCAGATAGGTTGTGGTGTGTCATTGCAGGTAATGAGGATATGGTTAACTCTGTGGCATATGAGGCAATATCATCAAGGGACCTTGTAAGGATAGTCTTCAGGGAACACGTTACCATCAGAGACTCCTTCTTAAGGAAGAGGTTCGACCTAATCATGCTTTATGGTGACAGCAACAAGATAAGGGACCTTTCACTTATCTGTAAGGAGAAGGGGGGAGCCTACATTAAGATAGCCCCCTACTACGTTGAGAATGAACCCAACCTTGTCCTTCTTGTTGCACCTGAGAACTATATGAAGAAATTTGCAGGTGAAGCTGAAAAGAACGATGTGGGTTTCTCCTTCATACTTGAAGATAAAACAAGCGGTTTCATCGAGACTGACGTTTATCTAACAGAGAAGCTTCCTGCAGTAATAAGGAACATCATAGACCCCCTCTTCAAGGTTACAGACGTTGTACTTGTAACACTTCTCATCTCTGTCCATGAAAGGGGGGACGTTGAGAGGATAGCTGAAATAGCATCCCGTAACAACATATTTGCAGTTGACTTTAAAGACATATTTGAGGAGGAGTGACATGTTTTCATTTGGAAAGAAATCTGAAGAAAAACCTGAAAAGAAGAGCGCCATCACCAACACCCTCGGGATAGATCTGGGTACACTCAACACTGTCGTTGCCAAGCCGGCAGGGGATAAATTTGATATCTACAAGATCCCATCTGTGGTGGCTGTCAAGAAGGATGACCCATCCTATGTCCTTGCAGTTGGTGAAGAGGCAAAGATGATGCTAGGGAGGACCCCTGAGGATATAGTTGCAGTGAGACCACTGAGGAAGGGCGTTATTGAGAGTGTGGCTCAGGCAGAAGCCCTGCTGGTCTATGCAATGGAGCTGGGTGCCGGTGACTCTGATTCCATAGACCGGATAGTTATAGGCATACCCGGCGACGCATCAGAGGTGGAGAGGAACGCCGTTGAGGAGATAGGAAGGAAGGCCGGAGCCAGCTACGTCCTCGTTATAAGTGAAGGGCTTGCAGCAGCCATAGGGGCGGGTCTTCCAATAGCCGAGGCATCAGGGACCATGGTGATTGACATCGGCGCCGGTTCAAGTGACATCGTGGTGATATCCCTCGGCGGGATAACTGATATCCAGACAATAAGGGTTGGTGGAGACGACATAGACAGCAACATAGTGGAACTTGTTAAGGATAAATTCAATGTTGAGATAGGCATCCATGAAGCAGAAAAGGCAAAGATAGAGGTCGGAATGGTCAAATGCGATGAGGACCTTGAAAACCTCAAAACAGTGGTCATAGGAAAGTGCATGGAAACCAACAAACCCAAAAAGGTTGAAATCGATTCAGAGATGGTTGCAGAGGCAGCTGAACCCGTTGTGAAGGGTATCGTAAACTCCATCGCAGAGGTCCTGGAGAGGCTCTCACCCGAACTCATATCCGGGGTTTACAACAAGACAGTGGTTGTTGGCGGAACATCACAGCTGAGGGGTCTTAAGGAAAGGATCTACGATGAGGTGGGTATCCCTGTGGAGATATCAGATGACCCAATGACGGTGGTTGCCAAGGGAGCCGCGATAGTTGCTGCAGAGCCAAGGGCCCTCGAACCAGAGGTAAGGCTCAAGGCCATGAAATAATATTTTTTTAGACTTGAAGGGGCCTCGAGCGGATGAAGGTTCTCGGGATTGATGAGGCTGGAAGGGGACCGGTGATAGGCCCCCTGGTTGTCGCTGGTGTGATGATCCCTGAGAGGAAGTTCTCCATACTCCGCAAGATGGGTGTGAAGGACTCCAAGAAGCTCACACCAGAGAGGAGACGGTTCCTTGCAAGGAAGATAAGGAGAATATCCAGGGTATTCACGGTTAAGATCTCGGCCTCTGACATTGACAGAATGCGTGAAATGGGCTTCAACCTCAATGAGATAGAGAAGATAGCCATAAAGAGGATAATAGCAGAGGCCCGGCCTGACCGTGTGATCATTGACTCGGTGGATGTTAAGCCAGAGAGGCTTGAGGAGGAGATCCGGTCACACTTCGGGGAAATTGAGGTCACTGCAGAGCATGGTGCAGATACAAGGTACTACCCCGTGGCTGCAGCATCCATAATGGCCAAAGTCGAAAGGGACCTTGAAATAGAGAAAATAAAGAAGAAGAACAGGAAACTCGGTGATATTGGGTCCGGTTACCCGGCTGACCCGCGCACAAGGAAATTCCTAGAATCTTTCACATATGAGGAACTGCCAGGGTTTGTAAGGAGGTCCTGGGCAACAGTTCAGAGGAAGAAGCAGTGAATGAAGTGCCCTGGGGGGTTATGGCAGATTTTAGGGGATGAACATTCAATTAAAAGGCCAATTATGTCAAGTATATTGTTTTTGCTGGCGACTCTAGGACCTTGGGGCCAATATCTATTTCTTTAATCTTGCCTTCAGCAGTGTCGTGATTGCACAGTGTCCTTCGCAGCACTAGATTGAAACCACTATTCTTAAATAGACATCGATTATAATATCCCATCAGGTGAGGCAGAAAAATGTTTCTCGATCCGGTTATCAACTTTTTCGGCACAGTGCTTGAGATGTTCCGTAGTGGTGGTGTTATCACCTACATCATAGCACTGATAGGAATCTATGGATTCATCACAGCACTTGAGAAGATACACTACCTGAGGAAGATTTCACGTGTAAGCACTCCCCAGATAATAGGGGCTGTCAATGAGTCCATGGAGAAGGGCGGGGCCCTGGAGGCCCTCAGAGAGATAGGCCAGTACCAGAACCCCGTATCCAAGATAATATCAGAGGCCCTTAAAATAGGGTACCGTAACCGTTCAGAGGTTGAAGATGCCATGGAACGGGTGTTCATCGTGGAGATGAGCAACATGACCAGGGGCCTCGGGACCCTGAGGACAATCATAGAGGTGGCCCCCATGCTGGGTCTGATAGGGACGGTTATAGGGATATGGTACACCTTCAGGGCCCTGGGGGTTAACGCCGACCCTGCTGCAATGGCTGAGGGTATCTATGTGGCCCTGATAACAACAATACTCGGACTCGCCGTTGCCATAATCCTGATGCCACTGTACTCATACATAACAGGAAAGATCGATGATGAGATAGACAAGATTGAGCTCATAAAGAAGATGACAAACTGGGGCTACGCTGTTATGAGGATAAGGGTTGATGATGATGTGGAAGACGTGGTGAAGGCCCTCATGGAATCCGATGGCGTGGTGAGTGTCCGGGTCGTTGATGAACCCGATGCCAATTTGGTGGTGGCATTCAAGCCAAGCATGCTTGAGAAGAGCATAAACAACATTATAATTGAAAGGTGCGGTAGGAGTGCCGAGATCATTGAAAGTAAGCTGAGACAGTGATAGGATGGTTCTTGATACAGAAAGGTACAGGAACAAGGTACACGGGAAGCCCAGATTCAACATGGTTCCCTTCATTGACATACTCTTCACAATACTGATCTTCCTCGTTGTAACAGCAACATTCTCTGGAGGGGGGGCTGGAGAGGCATCTGGAAAACCTGAGATAAGTGAGAACACAGGGCCCTCAGAGTACTACCTCATCCCGGTGGCAGGCCTCAGGAGGGTCACCGTGAACGGCGTTGACATGTCGGACCGCATAAGGAACGGTGCGGTTGCCGTCCACACCAGGGTCATAGATGAGGGGGAAATAATAATAAGGCCAAGGGAGGGGGCCATAATAATAACCACACCCCCTGACCTTCCAGTTGAAATGGCTGTGAGGACACCCTCCTAGTCATTGCCTTCATGTTCACATAAAAAAAATTTGAAGTGGTGGTTTTTTTGTATCTTGGAAGAATACTTGCAGTCGGAAGAAACAGTAAGGGCTCCTTTGTGGCATACAGGGTTTCAAGCAGATCATTCCCCAACAGGACAACCAGCATACATGAGGATAGGGTGGCAGTTGTCCCTGTTGAGGGACATGAGGGGGACGTCTTCAGGAACCCATACATAGCCTACAACTGCATAAGGATAGTTGGTGATACTGCGGTTGTATCCAACGGCTCCCATACAGACACCATTGCAGATAAGGTGGCTCTTGGCATGAACCTGAGGGACGCCATAGGCCTTTCACTCCTTGCAATGGACTATGAGAAGGATGAACTCAACACACCACGCATAGCAGCGGCAATCAACGGATCAGAGGCATTCATAGGCATAGTGACTGCAGACGGAATAAGGGTTAGCAGGGTCCCTGAGGACACAGCAATGTACATCTCCACCTATGAACAGACAGAGCCAGCACCCACAGAATTCGATGCAGGAAGCCCGGAGGAGGCAGCTGAATTCATACTCAACAGGGGGGTCTTTGCCTCCTTCACCCACCCGATTACAGCCGCAGCTGCATTCAATGTCGGTGACGGATGGAAGCTGGCAGCAAGGGAGTAATAAGGGTGCTTGAATGGAAATAACCTTAATTGGAGTGGAGGGCATGCCCCTGGTGGGGGAGGGTGATGACATAGCATGTCTCATCATCAATGCCCTAAGAGGGACCGGTGAAGATCTCCTTGATGGCGACATAATCGTGATCGCAGAGACAGTAGTGTCGAAGGCAGAGGGCAACATAATAGACCTTGAAGGAATCGAACCATCCTCCAGGGCGCTGGATATGGCAAAGAGAACCGGTAAGGACCCATCACTCGTTGAAGCGATCCTGGGGGAGTCCAGTGAAATAATCAGGATCGGCCATGACTTTATAGTCTCTGAGACCCGCCACGGTTTTGTGTGTGCAAACGCCGGTATTGACGAGTCCAACGTTGACGATGGCCTTGCAACACCCCTCCCAGTTAACCCAGATGGGAGTGCAGAGAGGATTCTGAAAACACTGAAGGAGGCCACCGGAAGGGAACTTGCCGTCATAATATCTGACACCCAGGGAAGGCCCTTCAGGGAGGGCGCTGTAGGGGTTGCTGTGGGTGTCGCGGGTCTTTCACCCCTATGGGACCGGAAGGGTGAGACGGACCTCTATGGGAGGAGCCTTCAGACAACGAGGGTTGCAGTTGCAGATGAACTTGCAGCTGCGGCATCCCTTGTAATGGGTCAGGCAGATGAAGGCGTACCAGCCGTTATTATCAGGGGTTACCCCTGGGGGCACCTGAGATCCTCTGGAGGCATCAAACCACTCTTAAGGCCAAGGGAAATGGACGCTTTCAGGGACTGATCCAAGGTAGGAATGAAAATTGCCTTTTGGGAGTTAATCAATGATAACTGTTCTATCAGGAGGTACAGGAACACCTAAACTGCTGCAGGGGCTCGTCAGGGTCGTTGATCCCGAGGAGATAACAGTTATAGTGAACACAGTTGAGAACGGCTACTTTTCCGGAGTTTATGTAGCCCCTGACATTGACACGGTTCTCTACACCCTCGCGGGTATCATCAATGAGGAGACATGGTATGGTGTGGAGGGTGATACCTTCATCACCCATGAGGCCCTCAGGGAACTCGGATGCCCTGAACTCCTGAGGATAGGGGACAGGGACAGGGCATTTAAGATACAGAAGACCATCCTCATGGGGGAGATGCCCCTTCACAGGGTGGTTGAGGTACAGTCCAGGGCCCTGGGAGTTAAATCAAGGGTTCTGCCCATGAGCAATGAGGAATCTGACATAGTGATAGTCACCGACGAGGGTGATATGGAGTTCCATGAGTTCCTTGTTGAGCGGAGATCTGAACCGGCTGTCATTGATGTGAAATTCAGCAGGGTTAAACCCGCCCCAGGTGTACTTGATGCCATTGAATCGGCAGACATGGTTATACTTGGCCCATCAAACCCTGTCACATCCATAGGGCCAATCATACAGATGGAGGGGGTCGTTGATTCACTCAAAAGGGTGAATGTATCTGCCGTATCCCCCTTTACTGGCGGGAGACCCTTCAGCGGTCCAGCCGGCAAATTCATGGAGGCTAAGGGCTATGAGGCCTCAAGTCTCGGTGTTGCAGAGATCTATGGAGATTTCCTTGACAGGCTGGTAATCGATGAAACCGATTCAGGTCTCAGGGGGGAAATAGAAAAACTAATAAAAGAGGTGACGATAACAAAGACCAACATGAAAAACATAGGGGATAAAATAATGTTGGCCAGAATACTTTTGGGTGAAATATTATGATACAGATGACCTTAATTCAGATAGACAACTATGGGCCATGGACAGTCACACCAACCCCCCGTAATGAGGCTGATCTCCAGATACTGCAGGCAGAACTCTACGCTGACCTTCAGCGCCAGTTCGCTGCCCACCAGGGGCTGGTGTTCTTCACAAGATTCGATAACATGCTTGCAGTTACCAATGGGATGGACCTCGAGGACCACCGCAAGATACAGAAGTCCATAGGCAACAGGTACCCGATAACCGTTAGCATGGGTGTTGGTGCCGCTGAGACACCCTACGATGCTCAGAGGAACGCTTCAAGGGCTCTTCAGAGTCATGGAGGTGCCCAGTCAGAGGAGAGGAAGGAGGTCCTTGCCATTGACGGTCTTGTGGATGAGGGTTACGTGCAGATAGCCCACATCGATATCAACGGCATCACAGAGACAATGACCGATATTGTACCTGCCTATGACACATCCTTCATCGTGAACCGGGTTCAGCACTTCCTGATGAAGAAGCTGATAAATGAGGGAGCCCTTCTCTTCTTCATAGGGGGAGACAACTTCATGTCCCCGTGCAATGGCCTTGAACCTCAGGGGCTTCTACGGATAATCAATGAGATAGATGATGAAATAAACGTGGCACTTAAGGCAGGTATAGGTAAGGCCCCAACAGCCGAGAAGGCTGCTGGCCTGGCTGACCTGGCCCTCGAGGAGATAAGGGGCGGCTTCACCTATGACCTTGTCCATGTGATGAAGGAGTAATTGCCCTTTGATGCCTCATAAAATCAGGGTTGCTGATACTATAAGGGTCCTAGCCCCCATGGCAGGAATAAGTGACGCGGAATTCTGTCTGAAGCTTATCCCCTATGGATTCGATATGGTCACCCTTGGAGGTTACAATGCAGATAGAGAAACCTCAAGGGCCGGCAGGCTAATAGCTCAGCGGGGCAGACCTGAATTTGATTTTGACTGTTCTGAACTGAGGTCAATCATCGAGCATGAGGCCTTAAGGATAAGGGAACACTCAGATGTGAGGGTTTCAGTGAATCTCAGGGCCCTTGAACCTGAAAGGATAGTTGATATATCCTCAATTGAGTCTGTAGATGTTGTTGAGATCAATGCACACTGCAGACAGCCAGAGATAACAGAGATAGGGGCCGGCCAGGCGATGCTCCTTGACCCTGAATTCCTGGAGGACTTCACAGCTGAGGTCAAGGGGAAGGCCAGATCC
This region of Methanothermobacter thermautotrophicus genomic DNA includes:
- the cofD gene encoding 2-phospho-L-lactate transferase, which codes for MITVLSGGTGTPKLLQGLVRVVDPEEITVIVNTVENGYFSGVYVAPDIDTVLYTLAGIINEETWYGVEGDTFITHEALRELGCPELLRIGDRDRAFKIQKTILMGEMPLHRVVEVQSRALGVKSRVLPMSNEESDIVIVTDEGDMEFHEFLVERRSEPAVIDVKFSRVKPAPGVLDAIESADMVILGPSNPVTSIGPIIQMEGVVDSLKRVNVSAVSPFTGGRPFSGPAGKFMEAKGYEASSLGVAEIYGDFLDRLVIDETDSGLRGEIEKLIKEVTITKTNMKNIGDKIMLARILLGEIL
- a CDS encoding archaetidylserine synthase; translated protein: MNDKKITSFIALPDLLSMLNASSGYLSILLSINGALKPACIMMLMAVLFDSLDGWVARKRGRRDIHGFGKNMDSLSDVISFGVAPSILMYSAAADFRYINILVGLLIVLCGILRLSRFNVLIGGGKNFTGLPIPVAAVIVSSFYLTGFYSELSAASIMVLVSVLMISSIEYPKVSDRGAIVALILIIAAIISVATGEILGVARVVAGPVAIILFIATLTYIAVPIISKRDVI
- a CDS encoding biopolymer transporter ExbD — translated: MVLDTERYRNKVHGKPRFNMVPFIDILFTILIFLVVTATFSGGGAGEASGKPEISENTGPSEYYLIPVAGLRRVTVNGVDMSDRIRNGAVAVHTRVIDEGEIIIRPREGAIIITTPPDLPVEMAVRTPS
- a CDS encoding MotA/TolQ/ExbB proton channel family protein, with the translated sequence MFLDPVINFFGTVLEMFRSGGVITYIIALIGIYGFITALEKIHYLRKISRVSTPQIIGAVNESMEKGGALEALREIGQYQNPVSKIISEALKIGYRNRSEVEDAMERVFIVEMSNMTRGLGTLRTIIEVAPMLGLIGTVIGIWYTFRALGVNADPAAMAEGIYVALITTILGLAVAIILMPLYSYITGKIDDEIDKIELIKKMTNWGYAVMRIRVDDDVEDVVKALMESDGVVSVRVVDEPDANLVVAFKPSMLEKSINNIIIERCGRSAEIIESKLRQ
- a CDS encoding GTP cyclohydrolase III — its product is MIQMTLIQIDNYGPWTVTPTPRNEADLQILQAELYADLQRQFAAHQGLVFFTRFDNMLAVTNGMDLEDHRKIQKSIGNRYPITVSMGVGAAETPYDAQRNASRALQSHGGAQSEERKEVLAIDGLVDEGYVQIAHIDINGITETMTDIVPAYDTSFIVNRVQHFLMKKLINEGALLFFIGGDNFMSPCNGLEPQGLLRIINEIDDEINVALKAGIGKAPTAEKAAGLADLALEEIRGGFTYDLVHVMKE
- a CDS encoding coenzyme F420-0:L-glutamate ligase, with the translated sequence MEITLIGVEGMPLVGEGDDIACLIINALRGTGEDLLDGDIIVIAETVVSKAEGNIIDLEGIEPSSRALDMAKRTGKDPSLVEAILGESSEIIRIGHDFIVSETRHGFVCANAGIDESNVDDGLATPLPVNPDGSAERILKTLKEATGRELAVIISDTQGRPFREGAVGVAVGVAGLSPLWDRKGETDLYGRSLQTTRVAVADELAAAASLVMGQADEGVPAVIIRGYPWGHLRSSGGIKPLLRPREMDAFRD
- a CDS encoding archaetidylserine decarboxylase; the encoded protein is MSYLFVKGVTKRVSFLVSVATIPLLLGYHAISILMFTFIAFMMQFFRDPERTPPSDENLIVAPADGRRLSGKIDRIEVVGSDYPLIDRIFPDGGGGILISTFMSPFDVHVNRAPVSGRVVYTEHVDGRFRVARSKILTENEKNLIVIKTDYGNVGVVQIAGFVARRIVQYVEEGEYVERGDRIGMIRFGSRVDLVLPENCEVLVRTGSRPMAGETAVARFNPE
- a CDS encoding DUF515 domain-containing protein yields the protein MLDKIKGNDREKNNPPDLRKNDKGKGDSDIGGKLKGLVGKFSGGGSDKKKLRPMPKPRPRLKPPEKPEDQKAPRKPLKGGEKPRLGSEKPRPRLTPPPRKPDGPSGGIGRRIPEEDQRTIIGALVFGLIILVLAGAGYYFLVYQPYQETLQNAKATKIAEVDALFKGPLATDPQKQAILAQIDAAVTPEEALAVDVVGPATQSWRTYQNQQINIKKDRVGRVMVNYTDNDQEKRVIMKVDDAKKFVSQADATVLANTQIQTPDTVAVPIMITRLQAAGGLISVGDMVDVYLNQNATGNNSSPAASTPRISGATVLAILRSKDSGAVDARILNTQRLTLNSITSQSENERASSTDVEQLLRAAASGGLNEAEINAILQNYGIRLSDYERSSNLGELDTNYLIILEVPREDVLFLIQNMNSIILTVPTQNAPQWMIQELQRIYG
- the purO gene encoding IMP cyclohydrolase produces the protein MYLGRILAVGRNSKGSFVAYRVSSRSFPNRTTSIHEDRVAVVPVEGHEGDVFRNPYIAYNCIRIVGDTAVVSNGSHTDTIADKVALGMNLRDAIGLSLLAMDYEKDELNTPRIAAAINGSEAFIGIVTADGIRVSRVPEDTAMYISTYEQTEPAPTEFDAGSPEEAAEFILNRGVFASFTHPITAAAAFNVGDGWKLAARE
- a CDS encoding rod shape-determining protein; the encoded protein is MFSFGKKSEEKPEKKSAITNTLGIDLGTLNTVVAKPAGDKFDIYKIPSVVAVKKDDPSYVLAVGEEAKMMLGRTPEDIVAVRPLRKGVIESVAQAEALLVYAMELGAGDSDSIDRIVIGIPGDASEVERNAVEEIGRKAGASYVLVISEGLAAAIGAGLPIAEASGTMVIDIGAGSSDIVVISLGGITDIQTIRVGGDDIDSNIVELVKDKFNVEIGIHEAEKAKIEVGMVKCDEDLENLKTVVIGKCMETNKPKKVEIDSEMVAEAAEPVVKGIVNSIAEVLERLSPELISGVYNKTVVVGGTSQLRGLKERIYDEVGIPVEISDDPMTVVAKGAAIVAAEPRALEPEVRLKAMK
- a CDS encoding class E sortase; the protein is MRASTLLIITGMFIVSLYALIEVSFYSSQVTVHSPDVSVPIIEIPSINLTETINNRSVFYGVYHEPMSYPPGNRTVILFGHRTLYGSPFLHLDKLRAGDRVYLNWPSIGFAEYRVNSSFIVPASYQMPVNQGAKLFLITCHPLGSTRERLIVECHLENIKPYQRNIRVDNPKGYYAILIILGFLAAGLLVTHFYPVDEDRRFLLAAVIGLTVFLVLGYLFPIPPEFISDRLMEFNNILGV
- the rnhB gene encoding ribonuclease HII; translated protein: MKVLGIDEAGRGPVIGPLVVAGVMIPERKFSILRKMGVKDSKKLTPERRRFLARKIRRISRVFTVKISASDIDRMREMGFNLNEIEKIAIKRIIAEARPDRVIIDSVDVKPERLEEEIRSHFGEIEVTAEHGADTRYYPVAAASIMAKVERDLEIEKIKKKNRKLGDIGSGYPADPRTRKFLESFTYEELPGFVRRSWATVQRKKQ